From a single Rodentibacter sp. JRC1 genomic region:
- the grxD gene encoding Grx4 family monothiol glutaredoxin, with translation METLDKIKKQISENPILIYMKGSPKLPSCGFSARAVEALINCKVPFGYVDILQHPDIRAALPSYANWPTFPQLWVEGELVGGCDIILEMYQAGELQTLLSEVAAKHQA, from the coding sequence ATGGAAACTTTAGATAAAATTAAGAAACAAATCAGCGAAAATCCGATTTTAATTTATATGAAAGGATCGCCAAAACTGCCTTCTTGTGGTTTTTCTGCACGTGCGGTTGAAGCCTTAATAAACTGCAAAGTGCCTTTTGGTTATGTCGATATCTTACAACATCCTGATATTCGGGCAGCGTTGCCGAGTTATGCAAATTGGCCGACTTTCCCTCAATTATGGGTTGAAGGTGAATTGGTCGGCGGGTGCGATATTATTTTGGAAATGTATCAAGCCGGTGAATTGCAAACTCTGTTAAGCGAAGTCGCTGCCAAGCACCAAGCATAA
- the hemH gene encoding ferrochelatase produces the protein MTLTKKIGVILANLGTPEEPTPAAVSRYLWEFLSDPRIVDLPRWKWWPLLKFVILPPRSKRIAKNYQAIWTEQGSPLLAITKQQQKALQRYLSEQKINAQVEIAMTYGNPSMQSAVEKLLENQVEKIIVLPLYPQYSSTTTGALFDVFAKALKNTRNITPFEFIHSYHLDENYINALVESIKVRLKSEEFLLFSYHGIPLRYEEMGDYYREHCKQTTIAIVDKLGLTENQWGMSFQSRFGREEWLQPYTDKFLESAATQGIHKIAVVCPGFSVDCLETIEEIDTENRENFLNNGGESYQYIPALNADSAHIEMMGKLILQKLA, from the coding sequence ATGACCCTAACAAAAAAAATCGGTGTTATTTTAGCCAACTTAGGTACACCGGAGGAGCCGACACCTGCCGCAGTTTCCCGCTATTTATGGGAATTTTTATCTGATCCCCGAATTGTTGATCTGCCCCGTTGGAAATGGTGGCCGTTACTCAAATTCGTTATCCTGCCGCCACGTTCCAAACGAATTGCAAAAAATTATCAAGCCATTTGGACAGAACAAGGTTCGCCGTTGCTTGCCATCACAAAACAACAGCAAAAGGCATTACAACGCTATTTATCCGAACAAAAGATCAACGCTCAAGTAGAAATTGCCATGACTTACGGCAATCCGTCTATGCAAAGTGCGGTGGAAAAATTACTTGAAAATCAGGTAGAAAAAATCATCGTACTACCGCTCTATCCGCAATATTCCAGTACAACGACCGGCGCATTATTTGATGTTTTTGCGAAAGCACTGAAAAATACCAGAAATATTACACCGTTTGAATTTATTCATTCTTATCATTTAGATGAAAACTATATCAATGCGTTGGTTGAATCCATTAAAGTGCGGTTAAAATCAGAGGAGTTTTTGTTGTTTTCTTATCACGGTATTCCGTTGCGTTATGAAGAGATGGGCGATTACTACCGCGAACATTGCAAGCAAACGACCATTGCCATCGTCGATAAACTCGGTTTGACGGAAAATCAATGGGGAATGTCATTCCAATCCCGTTTTGGACGTGAAGAATGGCTACAACCCTATACGGATAAATTTTTAGAATCTGCCGCTACACAAGGCATTCATAAAATCGCCGTGGTTTGCCCCGGTTTTTCTGTGGACTGCTTAGAAACCATTGAAGAAATCGATACGGAAAATCGCGAAAATTTCCTAAATAACGGTGGTGAATCCTATCAATATATCCCTGCATTAAATGCAGATTCTGCACATATTGAAATGATGGGTAAATTGATTTTACAAAAACTTGCATAA
- a CDS encoding TPM domain-containing protein gives MKFFSRIPVDKKQIEAAIVRLESQSSAELRVYIERKLPKSSKNLSAIARALQVFNDLEMHKTAEQNAVLIYVGYKDHLCAIVGDKGIHQFVDATYWQKQCDLMISQFKQGAYTQGIVEAINRITEILITHFPVQPNDRNELSNEVIIHD, from the coding sequence ATGAAATTCTTTTCAAGGATTCCTGTCGATAAAAAACAAATCGAGGCGGCAATTGTTCGCCTCGAAAGCCAAAGTTCGGCAGAATTGCGCGTATATATTGAGAGGAAATTACCTAAGTCTTCAAAAAACTTATCGGCAATAGCACGGGCTTTACAGGTATTTAATGATCTGGAGATGCACAAAACCGCAGAGCAAAATGCCGTATTAATCTATGTCGGGTATAAAGATCATCTTTGTGCGATTGTCGGTGATAAAGGGATTCACCAATTTGTCGATGCGACTTATTGGCAGAAACAATGTGATCTGATGATCTCCCAATTCAAGCAAGGGGCTTATACCCAAGGCATTGTTGAAGCAATTAATCGTATTACCGAAATCTTAATAACACATTTCCCGGTTCAACCGAATGACCGAAATGAATTATCGAATGAGGTAATTATTCATGACTAG
- a CDS encoding LemA family protein, with protein sequence MKKWFVIILVAVVAGFTLMSSYNGLVKAEEEIDSVWANVESSYQRRADLIPNLVNTVKGQANFEQQTLTNVIEARAKATQTKIDPSNMTEEQLTQFQQNQNQVGSALSRLLVTVEQYPQLKAHEGFMNLQSQLEGTENRINVARNKFNEAARVYNQKVRQFPTKFAAMILGFKEKPYFKSTAGAENAPTVNFN encoded by the coding sequence ATGAAAAAGTGGTTTGTCATTATCCTTGTTGCCGTAGTGGCGGGATTTACTTTAATGTCTAGTTATAATGGTTTAGTGAAAGCGGAAGAAGAAATTGATTCTGTCTGGGCAAATGTGGAATCTTCTTATCAACGCCGTGCTGATCTTATTCCGAATTTAGTGAATACAGTGAAAGGTCAAGCAAATTTTGAACAACAAACTTTAACCAACGTGATCGAAGCCCGTGCAAAAGCGACACAAACTAAAATTGATCCCTCAAATATGACGGAAGAACAGCTTACACAATTTCAACAAAACCAAAATCAAGTGGGATCGGCATTATCCCGTTTGCTTGTAACGGTTGAGCAATATCCGCAATTAAAAGCGCACGAAGGTTTTATGAATTTACAATCTCAACTTGAAGGTACGGAAAATCGAATTAATGTTGCCCGTAATAAATTTAATGAGGCTGCTCGTGTGTATAACCAAAAAGTACGTCAATTCCCAACAAAATTTGCCGCAATGATTCTTGGTTTTAAAGAAAAACCTTATTTCAAATCAACGGCAGGTGCTGAAAATGCTCCGACTGTGAATTTTAATTAG
- a CDS encoding YgcG family protein: MTRLLQIMKSAVVFSIIFWVNFVSAAQFPPTPTPFHYVNDYTNTLSSQQQQILENKLIAYGNSTSSQIAVVIVPTTGEYEIADYAFALGDKWGIGRKQLNNGVLMLIAKNDRKVFIATGQGLEGVLPDAFLSQVIRHAILPQFKQGQYAQGINDGLNDIIAASQGEYGAYQTEESEFEQYIPFIMVLVFIAFVVFGEYLYHKDEVYISPNQRDQLNRIVRQSTLSRRRSGSGFGGGFGGGSSGGGFGGGGFGGGGAGGSW; this comes from the coding sequence ATGACTAGATTGTTGCAGATTATGAAAAGTGCGGTTGTTTTTAGCATTATTTTTTGGGTGAATTTCGTCTCTGCTGCGCAGTTTCCGCCTACGCCAACCCCTTTTCATTATGTGAATGATTACACGAATACTCTGTCATCTCAACAGCAGCAAATTCTTGAAAATAAACTGATCGCTTATGGTAATTCGACAAGCTCACAAATCGCGGTTGTCATCGTGCCCACAACAGGTGAATATGAAATTGCCGATTATGCTTTTGCTTTGGGCGATAAATGGGGAATTGGACGTAAGCAGTTAAATAATGGCGTGTTAATGCTGATTGCGAAAAATGACCGCAAAGTTTTTATCGCCACAGGACAAGGTTTGGAAGGGGTATTGCCTGATGCTTTTTTATCACAAGTTATTCGCCATGCGATTTTGCCTCAATTTAAGCAAGGACAATATGCGCAAGGCATAAATGACGGCTTAAATGACATCATTGCAGCCAGCCAAGGGGAATACGGTGCTTATCAGACGGAAGAAAGTGAATTTGAACAATATATTCCTTTCATTATGGTGTTGGTATTTATCGCTTTTGTTGTGTTTGGTGAATATCTGTATCATAAGGATGAAGTCTATATCAGCCCGAATCAGCGTGATCAATTAAATCGTATTGTGCGTCAATCTACATTATCCCGCCGCCGTAGCGGTTCAGGTTTTGGTGGCGGATTCGGAGGCGGCTCATCAGGCGGAGGCTTTGGTGGTGGCGGTTTTGGCGGCGGTGGAGCCGGCGGAAGTTGGTAA
- a CDS encoding FAD-binding and (Fe-S)-binding domain-containing protein, protein MLPLLSNIPQLEKTVQTYLAELQKQHFEGDIATNYADRLALATDNSVYQLLPQAILFPRNVADVVRITKLANKPDFQSLTFTPRGGGTGTNGQSLNNNIIVDLSRYMTTILELNVEERWVRVQAGVVKDQLNQFLKPYGLFFAPELSTSNRATLGGMINTDASGQGSLQYGKTSDHVLELRAVLMNGEILDTRAVKFQDILETTNSLELNASGKRLYQEIAQRCKEKRTAIINDLPQLNRFLTGYDLKNVFNEDASEFNLTRLLTGSEGSLAFICEAKLNLLPIPQYRTLINIKYSSFDAALRNAPFMVKANALSVETIDSKVLNLAKQDIIWHSVRELLTESEENPILGLNIVEYAGDNKEKIDRQVTALCQALDEKIARRQDSIIGYQVCSDLASIERIYAMRKKAVGLLGNAKGAAKPIPFVEDTCVPPEHLADYIEEFRALLDSHHLQYGMFGHVDAGVLHVRPALDLCDKNQVKLFKQISDEVTALTTKYGGLLWGEHGKGVRSHYGEKFFTPELWNELRYIKFLFDPNNRLNPGKICTPLNSKDELYSILSTMRADNDRQIPVQIRNEFKGAMNCNGNGLCFNFDEHSIMCPSMKVSKNRVFSPKGRAALVREWLRLLADKNITPEQLDFQKTEVKLTALIARIRNTVQKRRGEYDFSHEVKAAMDTCLACKACASQCPIKIDVPNFRAKFFHFYHSRYLRPIKDHIVANLEIASPYMAKQAKFFNYFTKLKATQTLVEKTIGMTDLPLLSEPNLQQQLVEIHYQGKPLEELERLSAVEKARVLLIVQDPYTSYYDAKVVRDFVALAQKLGFQPILLPFKPNGKAMHIKGFLKRFAKTAKNQAEFLNRIAKLGVPLVGVDPAIVLSYRDEYKETLQEQRGDFHVLTAHEWLTTQLNSDLFTIELKNMEKNDRTFEWYLFPHCTESTFMPNSPKEWQQIFAKFGQTLKVEKVGCCGMAGVFGHEVQNQAMSREIYDISWGKKLNGKDPHFCLATGYSCRSQVKRYEQVVLKHPLQALLEVLSEEK, encoded by the coding sequence ATGCTTCCCCTTCTCTCTAATATCCCACAACTTGAAAAAACCGTTCAAACTTATCTTGCGGAACTCCAAAAGCAACATTTTGAGGGTGATATCGCCACAAATTATGCGGATCGATTAGCGCTCGCCACAGATAACAGCGTTTATCAACTACTGCCGCAAGCGATTCTCTTCCCAAGAAACGTTGCAGATGTTGTGCGCATTACCAAACTGGCGAATAAACCTGATTTTCAATCTCTCACTTTCACCCCGCGCGGCGGTGGTACGGGAACGAACGGGCAATCCCTCAATAACAATATTATCGTTGATCTTTCACGTTATATGACAACTATTTTGGAACTTAATGTGGAGGAACGTTGGGTACGCGTGCAAGCGGGCGTAGTAAAAGATCAGCTCAATCAATTCTTGAAACCTTACGGTCTATTTTTCGCGCCGGAACTTTCCACCAGCAATCGTGCCACTTTAGGCGGAATGATTAATACGGATGCATCAGGACAAGGTTCTTTACAATACGGTAAAACCTCTGATCACGTATTGGAACTACGCGCAGTATTAATGAACGGCGAAATACTCGATACAAGAGCGGTCAAATTTCAGGATATTTTAGAAACTACTAATTCTCTTGAATTAAATGCTTCCGGCAAACGACTTTATCAAGAAATTGCCCAACGCTGTAAAGAAAAGCGCACTGCTATTATTAATGATTTACCTCAGCTTAACCGCTTTTTAACCGGTTATGATTTAAAGAACGTTTTTAATGAAGATGCAAGCGAATTTAATCTCACCCGACTGCTCACCGGTTCGGAAGGCTCCCTTGCCTTTATCTGCGAAGCAAAATTAAATCTTCTTCCCATTCCCCAATACCGCACCTTAATTAATATCAAATATAGTTCCTTTGATGCAGCGTTACGCAATGCACCGTTTATGGTGAAAGCCAATGCACTTTCGGTAGAAACTATTGATTCCAAGGTGTTGAATCTCGCCAAGCAAGACATCATTTGGCATTCCGTGCGTGAGCTTTTAACCGAAAGCGAAGAAAATCCAATCCTCGGTTTAAATATCGTGGAATATGCCGGTGATAATAAAGAAAAAATCGACCGTCAAGTAACCGCACTTTGCCAAGCACTGGATGAAAAAATCGCACGCCGACAAGATTCAATTATCGGTTATCAAGTTTGCTCGGATTTAGCTTCCATTGAACGTATTTATGCGATGCGAAAAAAAGCCGTAGGCTTACTCGGTAATGCAAAAGGTGCGGCAAAACCGATCCCTTTTGTGGAAGATACCTGCGTGCCGCCGGAACATCTGGCGGATTACATTGAAGAATTTCGTGCCTTGCTGGATAGCCATCACCTGCAATATGGTATGTTCGGTCATGTCGATGCCGGCGTTTTACACGTTCGCCCGGCGCTTGATTTATGCGATAAAAACCAAGTGAAACTGTTCAAACAAATTTCTGATGAAGTGACGGCGCTCACAACAAAATACGGCGGGTTATTGTGGGGAGAACACGGTAAAGGCGTGCGTTCGCATTATGGTGAGAAATTCTTTACACCGGAATTATGGAACGAACTTCGCTACATCAAGTTCTTATTTGATCCGAATAATCGCTTAAATCCGGGCAAAATCTGCACGCCATTGAATTCAAAAGATGAACTCTATTCCATTTTATCAACCATGCGTGCGGATAATGATCGCCAAATCCCCGTGCAAATTCGCAATGAATTTAAAGGTGCGATGAACTGCAACGGCAACGGTTTATGCTTTAATTTTGATGAACACAGCATTATGTGCCCTTCAATGAAAGTCAGCAAAAACCGTGTCTTTTCACCGAAAGGGCGTGCTGCACTGGTACGTGAATGGCTACGTTTGCTCGCCGATAAAAATATTACGCCTGAGCAGTTGGATTTCCAAAAAACCGAAGTCAAATTGACCGCACTTATCGCACGTATTCGTAATACGGTACAAAAACGACGTGGTGAATATGACTTTTCCCACGAGGTAAAAGCGGCAATGGATACCTGCTTGGCATGCAAAGCCTGCGCCAGCCAATGTCCGATAAAAATTGACGTACCGAATTTTCGTGCAAAATTTTTTCATTTTTACCACAGCCGTTATTTGCGCCCGATTAAAGACCATATTGTGGCAAACTTGGAAATCGCCTCCCCTTATATGGCAAAACAGGCGAAATTCTTCAATTATTTTACAAAATTAAAAGCCACTCAAACCCTTGTAGAAAAAACAATCGGTATGACGGATTTGCCTCTACTTTCCGAGCCGAATTTGCAACAGCAACTTGTCGAAATTCACTATCAAGGCAAACCCTTAGAAGAGTTGGAACGGTTAAGTGCGGTCGAAAAAGCGCGTGTTTTACTGATCGTACAAGATCCCTATACTTCTTATTATGACGCTAAAGTCGTACGTGATTTTGTTGCGCTCGCCCAAAAACTCGGTTTTCAACCGATTTTGTTGCCGTTTAAACCTAATGGTAAAGCTATGCACATAAAAGGCTTTTTGAAACGCTTTGCCAAAACCGCTAAAAATCAAGCGGAATTTCTCAATCGCATAGCCAAATTGGGCGTGCCATTGGTGGGCGTAGATCCCGCAATCGTGCTTTCTTATCGTGATGAATACAAAGAAACATTGCAAGAACAACGCGGCGACTTCCACGTATTAACCGCACACGAATGGCTAACAACACAACTTAATTCCGACTTATTTACCATCGAATTGAAAAATATGGAAAAAAATGACCGCACTTTTGAATGGTATTTGTTTCCACATTGTACGGAATCGACTTTTATGCCGAACAGCCCGAAAGAATGGCAACAAATCTTTGCAAAATTCGGGCAAACCTTAAAGGTGGAAAAAGTAGGCTGCTGCGGTATGGCGGGCGTGTTTGGTCACGAAGTGCAAAATCAAGCGATGAGCCGTGAAATTTATGATATTTCTTGGGGGAAAAAACTCAACGGAAAAGATCCGCACTTTTGTTTAGCCACCGGCTATTCTTGTCGCAGCCAAGTGAAACGTTATGAACAGGTTGTATTAAAACATCCGTTGCAAGCGCTACTTGAAGTATTAAGCGAGGAAAAATGA
- a CDS encoding hotdog fold thioesterase gives MIWKKPFTLTQLNEMGKNCAVGHLGIEISAFGDDWIEATMPVDHRTTQPFGLLHGGISVALAETLGSLAGFLCLEEGKAAVGLDINANHLRPVKNGKVIAKATPINLSKNTHVWQIDIRNEQDKLCCVSRLTLSIINL, from the coding sequence ATGATCTGGAAAAAACCATTCACGTTAACCCAACTCAATGAAATGGGAAAAAACTGTGCCGTAGGTCATCTTGGTATTGAAATTTCCGCCTTTGGTGATGACTGGATTGAAGCTACAATGCCGGTGGATCACCGCACCACTCAACCTTTTGGGCTACTGCACGGAGGCATTTCCGTTGCCTTGGCGGAAACCTTGGGATCGCTTGCCGGCTTTCTTTGCTTGGAAGAGGGAAAGGCTGCGGTAGGATTAGATATTAACGCCAATCATCTTCGCCCGGTGAAAAACGGAAAAGTTATAGCAAAGGCTACACCTATCAATTTAAGTAAAAATACCCATGTTTGGCAAATTGACATCCGTAATGAACAAGATAAACTTTGCTGCGTTTCACGATTAACGCTTTCTATTATTAATTTATGA
- the thiB gene encoding thiamine ABC transporter substrate binding subunit, with product MFKKLLFFVTALFVSSPFTQAAPQPLTVYTYDSFSADWSAGPKVKNGFEKQFPQCQLNYVAFDNNGTLFNRVRLEGKKIKADIVLGLDNHQIDEAEKLAMFEPNQVDLNKLALPLEWDNRTFLPFDFAKYAFIYDKNKLTNPPKSLKELIERKDLKVLYQDPRTSSIGRGLLLWVNTLYPQAEIENMWKALAEHTVTVTKGWTEAYGAFLKGEGDLVLSTNTSPIYHLLSEQKENYMATDFAEGGVLQVEVAAKVANRSNRCADHFLEYLLSPEAQADIAKNNVMLPVINTAIESNIDALKEHTQHSVVLDTSKVTGEHLKNWINQWQKALSK from the coding sequence ATGTTCAAAAAACTGTTGTTTTTTGTAACCGCACTTTTTGTTTCATCTCCTTTTACTCAAGCTGCACCGCAACCTTTAACGGTCTATACTTATGATTCTTTCAGCGCTGATTGGAGTGCCGGCCCGAAAGTTAAAAATGGTTTTGAAAAACAATTCCCTCAGTGTCAATTAAATTATGTCGCTTTTGATAATAACGGTACTCTGTTTAATCGTGTACGTTTGGAAGGCAAGAAAATTAAAGCGGACATCGTTTTGGGGTTAGATAATCACCAAATTGATGAAGCGGAAAAACTCGCAATGTTTGAGCCGAATCAAGTTGATCTCAATAAACTTGCGTTGCCGTTAGAATGGGATAATCGTACTTTTTTACCTTTCGATTTTGCGAAATACGCTTTTATTTACGATAAAAATAAATTAACCAATCCGCCAAAAAGCCTGAAGGAATTGATTGAACGAAAAGATTTAAAAGTGTTATATCAAGATCCGCGCACCAGCAGTATCGGACGAGGTTTATTACTTTGGGTGAATACGCTTTATCCGCAAGCTGAAATTGAAAATATGTGGAAAGCGTTAGCTGAACATACGGTTACCGTAACGAAAGGTTGGACTGAAGCCTATGGTGCCTTTTTAAAAGGTGAGGGGGATTTGGTATTAAGCACCAACACTTCACCGATTTATCATCTTCTTTCCGAACAGAAAGAGAATTATATGGCGACTGATTTTGCAGAAGGTGGCGTGTTGCAAGTGGAAGTTGCGGCGAAAGTGGCGAATCGTAGTAATCGTTGTGCCGATCATTTCCTTGAATACTTGCTTTCACCGGAAGCGCAAGCCGATATAGCAAAAAATAACGTGATGTTACCGGTGATTAATACGGCGATTGAAAGCAATATCGATGCCCTAAAGGAGCATACTCAACATAGTGTTGTTCTGGATACATCAAAAGTAACCGGTGAACATTTAAAAAACTGGATTAATCAATGGCAAAAGGCACTTTCTAAATAA
- the ompA gene encoding porin OmpA has translation MKKTAIALVVAGLAAASVAQAAPQENTFYVGAKAGQASAHDGIRANAKLDGLGYNRNSFTYGVFGGYQILNRDNLGLAVELGYDDFGRIKGRNAGQTVFKHTNHGAHLGLKGSYNLGGLVSALDGLDFYGRAAAALVRSDYKYYDANGSRNHAEGAHSLKVSPMFAAGFEYAMPSLPELAFRLEYQWLTSVGKDNKLAENADYTPWIGSINAGLSYRFGQGAAPVVAPEVVSKTFNLNSDVTFAFGKANLKPQAQATLDGIYGEIAQVSNAKVGVAGYTDRIGSEKTNLKLSQRRADTVANYLVAKGVPAQDITATGYGKANPVTGATCDAVKGRKALIACLAPDRRVEIAVNGTK, from the coding sequence ATGAAAAAAACTGCAATCGCATTAGTTGTAGCCGGCTTAGCCGCAGCTTCTGTAGCTCAAGCAGCACCGCAAGAAAACACTTTCTATGTTGGTGCTAAAGCAGGTCAAGCGTCAGCGCACGATGGTATCCGTGCAAATGCTAAGCTCGATGGTCTTGGCTACAATCGTAATTCTTTCACCTACGGTGTATTTGGTGGTTACCAAATCTTAAACCGTGACAACTTAGGTTTAGCGGTTGAATTAGGTTATGACGATTTCGGTCGTATTAAAGGGCGTAACGCTGGTCAAACTGTTTTCAAACACACTAACCACGGTGCACACTTAGGTTTGAAAGGTAGCTACAATTTGGGTGGCTTAGTGTCTGCATTAGACGGCTTAGATTTCTACGGTCGTGCGGCGGCAGCATTAGTTCGTTCAGACTATAAATACTATGATGCAAACGGAAGCCGTAACCATGCGGAAGGTGCTCACAGCTTAAAAGTGTCTCCAATGTTTGCAGCAGGTTTCGAGTATGCAATGCCTTCATTACCGGAGTTAGCATTCCGTCTTGAATATCAATGGTTAACAAGCGTTGGTAAAGATAACAAATTAGCTGAAAACGCAGATTACACACCATGGATCGGTTCTATCAATGCCGGTTTATCTTACCGTTTCGGTCAAGGTGCTGCACCTGTAGTTGCACCTGAAGTTGTAAGCAAAACTTTCAACTTGAACTCTGATGTAACTTTCGCTTTCGGTAAAGCTAACTTAAAACCGCAAGCTCAAGCGACTTTAGACGGTATCTACGGTGAAATCGCTCAAGTTAGCAACGCTAAAGTAGGTGTTGCAGGTTACACAGACCGTATCGGTTCTGAAAAAACCAACTTAAAATTATCTCAACGTCGTGCAGACACCGTAGCTAACTACTTAGTAGCTAAAGGTGTTCCGGCACAAGACATCACTGCAACCGGTTACGGTAAAGCAAACCCTGTTACTGGTGCAACTTGTGACGCGGTTAAAGGTCGTAAAGCGCTTATCGCTTGTTTAGCACCGGATCGTCGTGTTGAAATCGCAGTTAACGGTACTAAATAA
- the thiP gene encoding thiamine/thiamine pyrophosphate ABC transporter permease ThiP, which produces MVPLFSHPHFRPRHYIGGSAVVFFIVLLYVLSLSSVFSVGGSYTWENFKQDSYLHQIITFSFEQAFLSALLSVMIGTLFGRAFFYQSFCGKRLIQRLFSLTFVLPALLAIFGLLGIYGSAGWLSLLMQSLGIDWKPTIYGLSGILIAHLFFNIPLAARMTGQALQSIPSEQHQLAAQLNIRGWQFFRLIELPYLKNQLLPAFVLIFMLCFTSFTIVLALGGGPQNSTLEVAIYQAILFEFDFPKAALFALIQFVFCFVLFTMSQFLAKPPETHLSQRYIWLAAPSSAVKIFNVFILISVCLFIFMPLLNIIVEGLNARQWGRFLQDPQLWKALMYSLSMAPTSGVLAITFSFLLLLLSRQLQWLHFPVFATFIQTAGMMILAIPTLILAVGLFLLLQDIDFTNVHLFFIVVLCNALAAMPFVIRILNSPMMQATQYYEKLCLSLNLKGWQRFKLIEYPLLKAPLKYAFALATTLSLGDFTAIALFGSPDFTSLPHLLYQQLGQYRSQEAAITALILLGLCIGLFLFIEHNKVDND; this is translated from the coding sequence ATGGTGCCATTATTTTCTCATCCGCATTTTCGTCCCCGTCATTATATCGGCGGAAGTGCGGTCGTTTTTTTCATTGTTTTACTTTATGTGCTCTCTCTTTCATCAGTGTTTTCTGTAGGAGGAAGCTATACGTGGGAAAACTTTAAACAAGACAGTTATCTACATCAAATCATCACCTTTAGTTTTGAGCAGGCTTTTTTGTCGGCATTGCTTTCGGTGATGATTGGAACGTTATTTGGGCGTGCATTTTTTTATCAATCTTTTTGTGGCAAGCGGCTTATACAGCGTTTATTTTCTCTCACATTCGTATTGCCCGCATTATTGGCTATCTTCGGTTTACTTGGTATTTATGGTTCGGCTGGTTGGCTAAGTTTGCTTATGCAGAGTTTGGGAATCGACTGGAAACCGACAATCTACGGACTAAGCGGCATCTTGATTGCTCATCTTTTTTTTAATATTCCTCTCGCGGCAAGAATGACGGGGCAAGCCCTACAATCTATCCCTTCGGAACAACATCAGCTTGCCGCTCAATTAAATATTCGCGGTTGGCAATTTTTTCGTCTCATTGAATTACCTTATCTTAAAAATCAACTTTTACCTGCTTTTGTGTTGATTTTTATGTTGTGCTTTACCAGCTTCACGATTGTACTCGCACTTGGTGGCGGGCCACAAAATAGCACATTAGAAGTCGCCATTTATCAAGCGATTTTATTTGAATTTGATTTTCCGAAAGCCGCCTTGTTTGCCTTGATTCAATTTGTTTTTTGCTTTGTATTATTTACGATGTCGCAGTTTTTGGCAAAACCACCGGAAACCCACTTATCTCAGCGTTATATTTGGCTGGCTGCCCCTTCAAGTGCGGTCAAAATTTTTAATGTTTTTATTTTAATTAGCGTTTGCTTATTTATTTTTATGCCCTTGTTGAATATTATCGTTGAAGGATTGAACGCACGGCAATGGGGGCGTTTTTTACAAGACCCGCAGTTATGGAAAGCCTTAATGTATTCTCTTTCTATGGCACCGACTTCAGGCGTGCTGGCAATTACTTTTTCTTTTCTCTTATTACTGCTTTCACGCCAATTACAATGGCTCCATTTTCCTGTGTTTGCAACCTTTATTCAAACCGCCGGAATGATGATTTTAGCCATTCCTACATTGATTTTGGCGGTAGGGCTATTTTTGCTTTTACAAGATATTGATTTCACCAATGTACATTTATTTTTTATCGTCGTGCTTTGTAACGCCTTGGCGGCGATGCCTTTTGTTATCCGAATTTTAAATTCGCCGATGATGCAGGCGACGCAATATTATGAAAAACTATGCTTATCGCTTAATCTTAAAGGTTGGCAACGCTTTAAATTAATAGAATATCCGTTATTAAAGGCACCGTTAAAATATGCGTTTGCGCTGGCGACGACACTTTCGTTGGGGGATTTCACGGCAATTGCATTATTTGGTAGTCCGGATTTCACCTCGCTTCCTCATTTGCTTTATCAACAACTCGGGCAATATCGTAGCCAAGAAGCTGCAATTACCGCATTGATTTTGCTGGGTTTATGTATCGGATTATTTCTGTTTATCGAACACAATAAGGTGGACAATGATTAA